actttgattacttgcttggggtcaagcataaatgcatacgctagcgatagcaacTTTGGATTGAAACTTAATATTTACATGCatgcgctattgatagcattcatgattttcaacttatattatgtcgcaagttacttcatttatacttattaacttttgtaaacttatacttgttgtcgaaccttttggtttacttaaaactttgaaagtcatacacgtttcaaatgaatgggacataattttggtcaaacgcgtctcatttagagactatgaccacgtaacgggacctaagttgacggcgccgtcaatggcaattttgtcgggtcgtcacaaagTGTGTAGGATACCCTGTAGCCTGCACACGGATACCACAAAGATCTGGGCATTAACACACGAATAGAGCATATGTGTCACGTCATCCCGAATCTTCTGGAAAGTTTGTTATGATAGTTTTTTACAATCATGAGAGGGACATGTGCCACATCATCATTCCTTCTAACAAACTATTAGCATCTATAAATACACCTTTGGGTCATTCATTACACCACAACTAATACGTCGTTACTCTGTCAAACATCACTTACACTCATTTACGCTGAATTCCGATCATCACCAGAGTTCAATTACTTCAAGATATTAATCTATTCGATCCAATTGAGTAGATTAATTCGACTAATTTTTTTATGCCCTCATGAATCCAAATTCCGGCCAGGTTTGTACGATTAACGAAGTTAAAACaatctgtaagtaactagagggggggtgaatagttacttaatacgtttttaacaatttttcgattgatcaccaaattcgattttactttgatcaaccaactcaactcaaacttgatgtgtgtagtgtatatgttcaaaatgataaatgaagtaatgtaaagaacatagacacaagaatttatagtggttcggatggatgttaactaatccaacttaatccactccccaattacactaatcgggatttgtttcttcactaagcacttttttccaaacccggtggagatccgattaaaAGTCTTCAATCTtttttagtagacaacaaacctaatctttctatccctttgaaagatcaactccaacctagatcaagtTGTCTTCACCTTCGACAAGTATTAATCTCTAAATAAGATTAATcgacttcctaagtccctttaaggaagtagatcactaagctagcctatgcttccactaatttaagttacaagacttatacactctgcaatgatgatcctaacacaatactaggatacacattacattaagtaaactcacaagataaatgattttgattagtaagtttacaataacccaattctatatctataagatcatagaatcttctcttgcttgatcacatttgagtagtagttgatgcacttgtgatcactggagataagcctttgaatTGTGCAagtgggtcagcttcaaatgctcttaaatgtttgccttttatagtgggattcaaaaaatagccgttgacacacggttgcctgcacggtcgaccatggtgcgaccgtgcgtgctccagtccaaaattggtatccgttgtatagccgtttgactcggatttgaacaccacattttggcacctttactccttctagcacctgcaaaagaacccaaacatcctatacaagtactatatgcattaagtgtgtgagatttggtcttattgcatgaaagtgactaatcattccaaaagtggcaaacccaatattcttggagaagtgtcttgattgatatttagggaaatttcagtttggtcaagacttagttagtcacattaatgctcttggttcaattctaaaggctagtcacaatatcattaacttcctagttccaattaatcacaagtcatgtttcatttgagtttagttagggattaattaaataatgtctctataagataatcatgaagtatgtagagacattagggttaagttattcttgaacaagcaatcacacttagttacttagactagaccaaatagacaattgactatagtttcattgtgaaccatttaacacttaatctattggagtaggttagttacttgaatcctaactaatgagcacatggcaaacatattaatcaagttgacaagtttatgagtattaagcattattagcaagtagcaagtaatactcacatatcaAGAGATacttattctaggatcaatcatatagataattgcacaacttataattcaagcacttaataagtttaatgtgcaatataacacattacatgattaatgtgtaagcacacattaatgtccaacacatgcacaagggaagagcaatttatagttgggacttggtgaccatcctaaatgtatctaagtgtattttaggattacaagtcatttctagtttaaccttgagagcattgttcttcatttagccttaattaatcactaagtcatttctaatagcaattattgttctagtgatattggcttaagtgtgttggtacttgatgatcatactaaggatatctagataagaattaagatcacaagttgttgattaacacttatgtgttatgcctaatcttggttaatttgtcattaagatgtcattaggcgtaattaatcacaattagtgtttttatgaccaaaactcaattgagtatggagaaggcatctattctaatcatgttgagaaaggtttcatgaattatagatgtcgggaactagtcaaaccttatttggtcaaaaacggtgacagaagaaactgcggtcgcactgcggttgaccgtggtggcgactgtgcaacttgttttcacaaaactgcgttgcaattcagtttggggtttcacagtTGACTATGCGGTAGACCGTACCTAGATCGTGTGTttacctgaacttttaatttcattctttaacctatgtttgacttggtcgtttgcaagataaagtatggattagtgaccttgcgtgttttatgttaagatgtcagtcatcacttatgcatatgtgtgtgtcatcatcaaaacatattctttggttaattacactttggttaattatacttaagtttattgtttagtgtattaacccacattcaaccaacacaaTCTATCAACCACTTTTTTTCAAGTCAAGAGCtcaaattaaattaaataagttttacgTTTACTCATTTatgttaattaattattataatatatacaataatatattatatttatatattatattataatataatatatattatattaattacccaggaacactgcccgaatggatgcaTTCTCGGGTACCTTCGATCAGGTTCGGGTTTCCGTTTGAACGTGTGTGATACATGCAAGAGATGATgctcgttgaaataaatgatctactgatggcAAAAAATTGTCGTAaaagaatatataatataatataatccgCATTTGACTTGATAATAAAATTTTGACGTGCCCATGAACTAGCATATTCGCGTGTTCATGAAATTACAAACACCTATCTTACGTCAACTATACTAGTGATTGTGTACACTCATCAATACACGTCTTTAAATATGTGATAGAGAGAGTTCGTGTGTATTCGTGGGTTTAAAAATAAACGAAACTCATTCCTATCTACGACAAATGTCATTCATATTTTGAATTTCAAATAAGCTTTATAAATGTTAACTTTATTGTGTTTGACTTGACATTTCAATTGTGACTAGTGCAAATACCTGTAGTATCatggaatttttaattttttttttaatgatacGTTATATAATCACGTGCAGATAAACTAACAAAATTCATCAATTTATATGAGATACAACACAACAATGTTTTAATAAATACTTGAAAGAACGATAATTAAAAATAGAAATTCAAAAACATAGTCGTTAAGTTACAAAACATTAACAAAAAAAATGAAAAGCATGTTAACAATTGATTACTTCCAAACAAAATTGAATGACATTGAAagaataaatataaataacaaatgtttacattattaattattaatatatgtattggtCCACAAATTGGTCTAAAAATGAATCAAAAGTTATGTAACCCAAAATCTTCAAAACTGATGTAATTAAAAAGGAACCAATATCATCCCACTCACCACATGAAGTCAAACTCCCTATTAACAATCCATAAaaaattatgtaataataataacaccaaaacCATATCCTAATATACCAAAGATTTAACCTAATGCCTTTCCATATATGAACCATATCAACCTGATTCATCAAACTATCCAAAAACAAAAATAGTTGACTTTTCATAGTCAACATATCAATCAAACCTTTCACCTGAATAACATGAGTCTTCATATACTTTATAATATTACTCATGAAGATAAACCAAACCAAAATACTCATGCCCTGAATATGATGACACCTCAGCCCTAAAAAATGACAATCTGACCACCAAAAGTCAAACTATCACTTTTGTTTTTCAAAACACTCTTGGAATGCTTCTTTAAACCAAACCACATATTAATAAAAATTCAGAATATTATTTCCTAAGATACAGGTGACAAACCATTTCACACTGCTAATACATATCAAATGTTGTTGACTTTCAGAAATCCATACACTGCtaaatatacatctaaaagctgaccTGAAATAGAGTTAAAATACCATCGTTTATAGAATTGTGACAAACGTCCAGATCCAAAAAGTAATGATCCCTTGCAGTTTGGAAGTCACTTATAGTAAGTATATAACAAGATCACCAATTTTACTCAAAGaaagttacaaatatatgtgtgacTGGAAAACATTCAATACTCTCTTAACACAATATAAAGACAAACTTACAATTCCATCAAACATTCTAGTAGCTTCATTAATTTCTTGAATTGTAATAAACTCAAAACCTTTGCTTCTACTTGTCAAGCTATCATAAATCAAGCTATCATAAACAATCCGATCAAGCACAAAAATTAAGTAAATAGAACTCAACAATTATGAGTGCTTTATTGCCTCACCCATCAATATAAATACAAAAACATATTAAGCATCAAATCTTCTTGGCATATTAGCAATGATCAATGTTCTTTGTGTACTCACCTAAGAAACTTTGACATCCATTCTTTACTTCAAAACACTAACAAACTGATTAAAAAATGTATATGAATCACTACCCGCTTGTTATATACCGATGATCAAAATTACAAAGGAACAATAGTATCATAATACTAATTCAAAGAATCGAATTTTTTCTAAATACATTTTATCATATACAGACATAGAAAAGTTCATAACATAAAGGAAGATAATAGATCAACAAAAAGATCCATATAAGCGCCttccatgcatgcatgcatgcatgcatttaCTTTAATCATCTCAAATTAGAATTTATACAATATTTGTACAATATTTCAATAACTTTATTTGTTCCTATACCAATAATGCTTTATAAACATATCACAATTTCTTTGTTCCCAGGTATGAATAATTTATATGCATATTCAGATGCTGATTGGGGAAAATGTCTGGGGACAAGAAGGTCTGTGTCTGGATATTGTCTATACTTCTGTGGGTCCCTTATTAGTTGGAACTGTAAAAAACAACCTACAGTTTCAAGGTCATCCACAGAATCTGAGTATAGATCTTTAGCTGCCACAACCTGTGAGATTATTTAGGTTGTGAACTGCTTGTTGATCTTAAAGTGACAAATTTGCTACCTGTAAAACTACTATGTGATAACAAATATGCCCTTTTATTAGTTGCTAATCATGTTTTTCATGAATGATCTAAACATTTTGAAAATGATGTTCATGTTGTAAGAGAAAAGAACTTGGCAGGTGTTATTAAAACTGGTTACATTGATACTACAAAACAGGTAGCTGCCATTTTTACAAAGTCCTTGAATAAGTCACAACACAAGTTGTTGTGTAATAAACTTGGAGTTTTCAATGTGTACAAAGATAAGATTGAGGGAGGATGTTAAAATCAAGTAATTCAATCTAATCTTTGTACTTTCACATCCTTCTCACTGTGTCTGTGTGTAAGTGTAGGTTTGGTGTGAAAAGTTGAATAAAAGGAAGTTGGGTGGCTTGCATTTTGAAGTTTGAGTTGTAGTTAGCAAGTTGGTGATACTTCAGGGGGCAAATATGTTTCTTCGGTTGAAGGCTATAAATACCCACTTAGGGTTCATGGTCACACACGCTCCATCTGTTTTCTCTGCAATCATCATCCTCATCTCATTGCTGTTTATTGATTCAATCGGTGTGTCTGTTATTTCGAGTTATAAATTCGTCGAGTGTTAGATTGTTTATCAGTTGTAATCGTTCACCTTGTATCTTGTTTTGTTCATTTCATCACAGTGTATTTTAATCCTTATGTTCTAAGGTCCATTGAAGTGTTGGTTGATTAATAAGATCTGGAAGTTTGTGTTTTCGTTCACATCAACATCTAATTCAGGTCTAATAAGCTCCATATGCCAATTTGGACGAAACATGTTCCTAATATTACCATCACCACCAAAAATATCACCTTTACTTTCAATAAAATCCATTTTAGTTTTACAAATAGCGTCACCAACACGATAACTTTGAAACCACATGTACCTTATAGAACTTAAATTCAATGCTAACATTGATATAGCCTCCTCGCTAAAATAACAGCCCCTCACTTCAAATTTCTGCAATTTTGGACACCCTGCTGATAACTGCATAAGTCCATCATTTGATGCGTCTAGATAACCAAGCATAAGAGACATTAAATTTTGACCGAATTTTCCAATAGACCATAAACTGACAGCTGTGAGTGGTACATTATTGCGAATGTAAATACCTAGCTTTTCAAGCTTCGTGCACCCCATTAGCAAAGCTCGAACCCCTTTATCTAGCGGTAAATCTGTCATCTTCTCACGCGTATCAACCGAAGTAATACGAAAATCATAGAGATTTTTCAAGTTAGATTCTATGCATTCCAAAGCTTCATTTGTAATATCTTTAATATAAGCATGCAAACATTCCAATTTAACGCATCCTCTTGCAAGTGCACTTAACCCAATTTGTGACACAACACCTTTTACAGAGTCCCCTCACTTAATCTTAACCCTACGcaacctcttacaatattgactaagAACTTGCAATCCAGCATCTCCAAAGGTACCTTTAGTATACAAAACTTCTAAATTTGGACACTCATAAGCAAGAAAACCGCCAAAATTTATGTCATCAGACATACTACACATTAGGTCTAATTTCATTAATTGTTGTGCAAGATCAACCACAATAGGAAAATCATTTCTACGCATATAAGATATTGTCGTATCGGATTTGTATGACGGTGCACCACCAAATTCTTCCAACTTAACTGCATAACAAAATAGAGTCAAAAGATCCCTTAAATCATAATCATTAAGGTTCAAACTAATAAGTGGTTCACTACAATTTTTTGCTAGTAACACAATATCTTTCATATCATAACAATCAATATCCGATTCGTAGAAATTCAACGATTCCATACACGTGCAACGCAAGGCTAATTCGTGCAACCATTCACCGTCCTTGTCCACGATTTCACTCTTTTGCAAACCCAATGTTCTCAAATTACAGCAATTAGCACTAAATATTGAAACGATCCATCCTTATCCAcccggacgaaatcatcaacatttggtctcattgcgatgatcgactccaaataatgtccttaaattgagcaaatgcacagcggaagacttaattcgtacctgagaataaacatgctttaaagtgtcaaccaaaaggttggtgagttcataggtttatcctaacaatcatttcaatatattaatagaccacaagatttcataatcataaatattttaataaagatattctaagtggttgagcacttggtaaccatacttaacatttaatcaacgtcgcatattccctttattatgaaatctcactacaccgtaccaagtgtagtaacgaaacgaagtactgtgcaaccgttgaatactggtcgtccagtccggttggggttgtcaggcccgattgatctatcaacaggattcgcgtttacaatacccatgtaaatagtagttaccaagctacaaggaagtatgccagtggtacaactcaacgtagaatatattttcaagtacttgtgtctatttcgtaaatatttataaaagcagcgcatgtattctcagcccaaaaataaatattgcaaaagcaattaaaaagggagcaaatgaaactcaccacactgtattttgtagtaaaaatacatacggcgacatttaacaagtgtagggttggcctcggattcacgaacctatatcaattatatatatattaacatatataattgtaatcaaacaaatttatatatatatataaatttattagttatatcattttcatattaataatttatatatttcatatattcaattaatatatttttttataaataaaatgtttatttttctatgttatatgtattaaaaataatattagaaatgataaaaataatattaataataatattaataataataataatgataattatattaatgtatctattaatgatactaacaatgATAGTTTTAACTTTGACGAATATCTTTGTATCAACCCCTATAATCATAACCATctttcatatcataagtttcttatTATATCGTAAGTCCTAGTCTTCATACTTTATTCTTAAATCATAAACTTATTCATAATTCTTCTTGATAATTATACTTATAACCATAACATGTCTATATATTTTACGACTTTTAACTCATAATTCTAATCATATTCTATTAGTCATACCTACGTTTTAATAACATACGAGCATCAACTTGTATCAAGCTTTTAAGATTAAAACGTTATAACAATAACTTATCTTATTTATTTTTCCCAAGACGTTTTTCGTAAATCAATTCAAGATCTTTTATGATCAAATAAGTTTGTCTATATTACTATGCTTGTAGCtaatacatgttaataataattgtagttatagtgtatatcaagtatatatttaaCTAGAGTTATAGTTAATACCATAGGAGTAGGCGATCGAAGGGAAAAAAAAAAGAACGGGTCCATGTGTGTGTTGAAGAGACCGAGTAGCTGAAATAAAAAAAAACGAACAGCAGCAGCAACATTTAGAAGTCCAACCCGATACTGCAGCAGCCCACAAATCAAGTTATCTGGCCCAAGTTAGCGGTCCAACAATGTAAAAAAAATTACACTGCCCGAAATAAAATTGTGGCCAACCGAATTTTGTACAATTCGAATTCTTTTGCAAACAGCAATTCGAGTGCAGTCAACATCATAGATTCATCATCATGGAACATTATTATCTTTCTCatttgttcaaaaaaaaaaatggaacgtCAATTTGAGTGACCCATTATGTCTGCCATTCAGGTCCCATTTATTCCCACTTGCTTATTAGATAAACGCCATCTCATATTATTCTATAACCAAACAAAAATCCAAACAATTAACTAGTATTGATTCTTTCTTCTTTTGTTTTTGTAAGCTCTTCAAACGCACCCCATTTTTCTTTGTTTCTTTACGTCAATCAACAGAAGGAATTAGCAAAAATTGCAGTCTaccatggtgacggtttaagtaGGAAACTAATAACAATAGCATTGAGGTAGTTTTGACGTGGGTTTTCTTGTTAGCGTTAATCgaaagagtaaatggaaaatggtaAGAATTTGTGGTTTAACCTGAAACAAGACAGAATCAGAGTAGCAGCAGCTACTAAATAGCGAAAGTAGTGGTGATGATGACAGAGACGATAGCAGTGGCAGTGAACAATAGCGTAAATAATAATTAGTTGTTGGGGTTTGGGTTTGAGCCGGAAATAACTTGGTTGATGTTCTTGTTTGGTTAAATGGTGGTTTCAAGGTGATGGTTTCATTATCATCCACGTAATGATATTGCTACTGTATCAGGAACGAACACAGATGGGAGAAGCAGCACATATGTGTTATTCGATGGTATCAAGTGGTGTTGATATTTGATAATGT
The window above is part of the Rutidosis leptorrhynchoides isolate AG116_Rl617_1_P2 chromosome 1, CSIRO_AGI_Rlap_v1, whole genome shotgun sequence genome. Proteins encoded here:
- the LOC139896388 gene encoding coronatine-insensitive protein 1-like — its product is MESLNFYESDIDCYDMKDIVLLAKNCSEPLISLNLNDYDLRDLLTLFCYAVKLEEFGGAPSYKSDTTISYMRRNDFPIVVDLAQQLMKLDLMCSMSDDINFGGFLAYECPNLEVLYTKGVVSQIGLSALARGCVKLECLHAYIKDITNEALECIESNLKNLYDFRITSVDTREKMTDLPLDKGVRALLMGCTKLEKLGIYIRNNVPLTAVSLWSIGKFGQNLMSLMLGYLDASNDGLMQLSAGCPKLQKFEVRGCYFSEEAISMLALNLSSIRYMWFQSYRVGDAICKTKMDFIESKGDIFGGDGNIRNMFRPNWHMELIRPELDVDVNENTNFQILLINQHFNGP